ACCTTCCTTGTCATAGATCATAACCCCGTTATGAGTTTTACTTGCCACGATGGAAAGTTTCTCCAGTTCGCGGCTGTTCTTCCTGATCCGGAAATAACCGTAGATCACCGCCAGGAGTAACATGGCTGCAAGCAACATCAACACGGTAAGAAACCGGTTCTCAGACTTTTGTTTGTCGATGACCAGCATCTGGTATGCGATTTCCTTCTCCTTCTGCTCACTTTCGTAATTGGCCTGCAATTCCGCCATGGTACGGGATCTCTCATCATCCAGCAATCGCTCTTTGATCGCAGCCGCTTTTTTGTAGGTCTCCAATGCTTTGTCCACCTGCCCCGTTTCTTCATAAAGCAACGTCAGGCCTTCATAGGCACCCACGAGTTGGTTCTCATTCCTCAACCGTTTGTTCAGTTCAATACCTTCATCAAAATACTGCATGGACGCAATGTAGTTGCCCAGGTATATCTGAGCTTCACCCATATTGCAAAGCGCCCCTGCGATCAGGTTCTGATCGCCTACCTTCCTGGCCATACCGAGCGCCTGCTTAAAATATTTCATGGCATCCCTGTACAAACCCTTCTGGCAGTATATCACTCCGATGTTGTTGGCCACTGTTCCGATACCCCTGACATTCTCCGTCCTTTCATAGGTTCTTAGGGCCTCAAAGTTCAACTCCATGGCCTTATCCACCTCATTCAAACTGTTATGCGCCGTGGCGGCATTATTAAGCAGTGCAGCTACCTTATCGCGCTTCCCGAGTTTTTTATACATATCCATGGACCGGGTATAAAATTTCAGGGCTTCCCGGTAGTTGTACTGCTTCTGGTGAAGGTTACCCATGTTGTTGAACACATTGGCTTTTCCATCCAGGTCATCGGTATCCTCAAAGATTTTCAGCGCTTTAAAGTAGTATCCGAGTGCCTTATCATGCCGGCCTTGATTTTCCTGAATGGCTCCGATAAAGGTGTATGCAAGACCAAGTCCTCTTTGATCTTTGCTGGCATCGAACATGTCGCGGGCCTTATATAGAAATACCAGGGCTTCATCATCCAGGCCTTTGCCATGGTAAGCCTTCCCCAGGTAGAGCATGGCCCGTGCCGTTCCACTTACATTTCTTTTGGTACGGGCGTAGTCCAGCATCTGCTGCCCGAAAAGGACAACACTGTCATTGCTCATGTCTTCATGAGCGACTATCAGTTTCTCAAGCACATCAATACGGACCGAATCTTCCACTGACGGAAGCAGGTTCAGCAAACTATCCACCCGATCGCGGTCTGCATAGGCAGACAGCGAGAGCAGAAAAGCCATACCTATGATCCAATGCTTGTTCACCTCGTACATTTTATCCTCCGAAGCTTTGCCGGTTCGCGTGCAAGTCGGTTTTCTTAGTCCGGCGTGGATAGGGTTTTGAATCTTCCTATGCTATCTGGTACTTGAAAATTCTCGAACGAATGACCTCCGGCACATCAACAAATCAGGGGCGGAGGGTTTGCAAACTTACCCCTGGTTTCAGCTTCACGTTTTGTACGTCCAAACCTGAAATTAGATTCAATCCCGGGGCTTTGCCTTTTTCGATGCTTCCGAAGCGGTTGGATATACCTAAAAAACGGGCACCGTTAATGGTAGACCACGACAGCATTTCCGGGAAAGTAACCTCCGGGAAATGACTGTGAATGGTCTGCATCTCATCCAGAATGGATAAGCGGTCGTTGGAGGTGAGACCATCTGTACCTATGACCAATCTGAGATCATGTTGGCGCAACATTGTTACATCCGGCAACCTGTCCTCAATATACAGATTGGCCTTCGGACACAAGCACCAGGTAAGCTGTGAATGATAATCCAAAGCCCACCGAATATCTTTCTCTGTACTCACAGAGTTATGTACCAGCAGGAGAGGCACGCAATTCGGCATATGAACCAGG
This portion of the Flavobacteriales bacterium genome encodes:
- a CDS encoding amidohydrolase family protein, encoding DLGLAGSVNPHAPYTVSPALLKKIGNYAYETDAVLTLHNQECVPENQMFETGNGEMMEVLMQLGIDMSSFKPTGFTSMPSTLVHMPNCVPLLLVHNSVSTEKDIRWALDYHSQLTWCLCPKANLYIEDRLPDVTMLRQHDLRLVIGTDGLTSNDRLSILDEMQTIHSHFPEVTFPEMLSWSTINGARFLGISNRFGSIEKGKAPGLNLISGLDVQNVKLKPGVSLQTLRP
- a CDS encoding tetratricopeptide repeat protein, which gives rise to MNKHWIIGMAFLLSLSAYADRDRVDSLLNLLPSVEDSVRIDVLEKLIVAHEDMSNDSVVLFGQQMLDYARTKRNVSGTARAMLYLGKAYHGKGLDDEALVFLYKARDMFDASKDQRGLGLAYTFIGAIQENQGRHDKALGYYFKALKIFEDTDDLDGKANVFNNMGNLHQKQYNYREALKFYTRSMDMYKKLGKRDKVAALLNNAATAHNSLNEVDKAMELNFEALRTYERTENVRGIGTVANNIGVIYCQKGLYRDAMKYFKQALGMARKVGDQNLIAGALCNMGEAQIYLGNYIASMQYFDEGIELNKRLRNENQLVGAYEGLTLLYEETGQVDKALETYKKAAAIKERLLDDERSRTMAELQANYESEQKEKEIAYQMLVIDKQKSENRFLTVLMLLAAMLLLAVIYGYFRIRKNSRELEKLSIVASKTHNGVMIYDKEGKVEYINDGFVSLSGYSVDEIIKEKGSTIQKISSNPDIEHVLEKVLTSKIPLSYVAMTKAKDGRKLWISTTLSPVFNEKGEVQKIVAIDTDFTESKRKSEEIEKSIAYAKKIQEAILPMRNQIALAFPESFILYRPKAVVSGDFYWYAEKNGYKYIAVADCTGHGVPGAFMSVLGSNAMNQIIRREEFDDPATILNALHRAIRKSLKQDIEGSESREGMDISLCRVDQANGTLLYAGANRPLFLTRKGKLHETAPDKFPIGGYQSETERRFTQHEIRYEKGDMIYLFTDGYPDQFGGPKGKKFMNKRFRELVLSMNGSLPDVQRKAVEDRFLDWKGSEEQIDDILVIGIRL